A section of the Aricia agestis chromosome 4, ilAriAges1.1, whole genome shotgun sequence genome encodes:
- the LOC121726406 gene encoding uncharacterized protein LOC121726406, with the protein MVRAIAYMLRFLHNVRNKNNKRTDILSTNEIIESQNLLAKISQLESFPVEYNLYIKENKVKDNHYLSKLNIFMDRDKILRVGGRLTNSNSFSYTKKHPILLGSNHSFTKLLFRYEHVKLLHAGPQALLFNIRDNWWPIGGRNLARKVVHECIICKRLRGKTLTPQMGNLPTERISPTYPFSKCGVDYAGPIFMLNHKGRGARKVKCYICLFVCFVTRAIHLELVTDLTSDAYLLALKRFISRRGKPYEIFSDNGRNFVGLMNDFAKFLSKCSSDIKDYVSNEQIKFRFIVPYAAHFGGLWEAGVRSCKHHLRRVVGNANLTYEELSTVLAQIEAVLNSRPLSPMSTDPNDFLPLSPAHFLIGRTLTSPACENLMEANTLRLTRYQRVEQMRQHFWSRWMKEYISELQSRTKWKANDDHLLPNTLVVIKDDNLPPLKWHLGRIVSLIPGKDNITRVADIRTASGIIRRACTKICPLFTPDENN; encoded by the coding sequence ATGGTACGCGCTATAGCTTATATGTTACGATTTTTGCACAATGttcgtaataaaaataataaacgtaCGGATATTTTAAGTACTAATGAAATTATAGAATCTCAAAATTTATTAGCTAAAATATCACAATTAGAATCTTTTCCAGTcgagtataatttatatataaaagaaaataaggtAAAAGATAATCACTATTTatcaaaactaaatattttcatGGATAGGGATAAAATATTGCGCGTTGGAGGCAGACTAACTAATTCCAATTCATTTTCATATACCAAAAAACATCCTATTTTGTTAGGTAGTAATCATAGTTTCACTAAATTGTTATTTCGCTATGAACATGTTAAATTGTTACACGCAGGTCCTCAAGCGCTATTGTTTAACATACGTGACAATTGGTGGCCGATAGGAGGTAGAAATTTAGCTCGAAAGGTAGTACACGAATGTATTATTTGTAAACGCCTCAGAGGAAAGACTCTCACTCCTCAGATGGGAAATTTACCCACTGAGCGCATAAGTCCTACATATCCATTTTCCAAATGTGGAGTGGATTATGCCGGGCCAATTTTCATGTTAAACCATAAAGGCAGAGGAGCTCGTAAGGTTAAATGCTATATTTGTCTATTTGTATGTTTTGTTACGCGGGCCATACACCTGGAGCTTGTAACCGATCTTACATCGGATGCCTATTTATTAGctttaaaacgttttatttctcGCCGTGGAAAACCATACGAGATATTTTCTGATAACGGGCGTAACTTTGTAGGTCTTATGAACGATTTCGCCAAGTTTTTGTCTAAATGTAGTTCTGATATTAAAGATTATGTTTCTAACGAACAAATTAAATTTCGCTTTATCGTACCTTATGCTGCTCATTTTGGGGGTCTTTGGGAGGCTGGAGTTCGCTCATGCAAGCACCACCTTCGTCGAGTAGTCGGAAATGCGAATCTCACTTATGAGGAATTGAGTACAGTCCTGGCACAGATCGAAGCTGTTCTTAACTCTCGCCCTCTTTCGCCAATGTCAACTGATCCTAATGATTTTTTACCTCTGAGTCCAGCTCATTTTCTTATCGGACGCACCCTAACTTCACCAGCGTGTGAAAACTTGATGGAAGCTAATACTCTACGGCTTACTCGCTATCAAAGAGTGGAGCAGATGAGGCAGCATTTTTGGTCAAGATGGATGAAAGAGTACATCTCGGAGCTTCAATCCCGGACAAAGTGGAAGGCAAACGATGACCATCTTCTACCTAACACATTAGTTGTCATTAAAGACGACAACCTTCCCCCGCTAAAGTGGCACTTGGGCCGAATCGTTAGTCTGATTCCAGGGAAGGACAACATCACTAGAGTTGCTGATATTCGTACGGCATCTGGGATTATCAGGCGAGCATGTACAAAAATTTGCCCTCTGTTTACACCAGACGAGAATAATTGA